Proteins encoded by one window of Rhodamnia argentea isolate NSW1041297 chromosome 6, ASM2092103v1, whole genome shotgun sequence:
- the LOC115727059 gene encoding heavy metal-associated isoprenylated plant protein 21-like, protein MGALDFLSDFCTISTLRKKRKPMQTVEIKVKMDCDGCERRVKSVVSSMKGVKSVEVNRKQSRVTVRGYVEPNKVLKRVKSTGKKAELWPYIPYNLVAYPYVAQAYDKKAPAGYVKNAAQALPSPNATDEQFATLFSDENPNACSIM, encoded by the exons atgggtgCCCTTGATTTTCTATCAGATTTCTGCACCATTTCTACCCTAAGAAAGAAGCGCAAGCCGATGCAG ACAGTTGAAATCAAGGTGAAAATGGACTGCGATGGCTGCGAGAGGAGAGTCAAAAGCGTCGTTTCGTCCATGAAAG GAGTGAAATCGGTGGAGGTGAACAGGAAGCAAAGCCGGGTGACGGTCCGGGGGTATGTGGAGCCGAACAAGGTCTTGAAGAGGGTGAAGAGCACGGGGAAGAAGGCAGAGCTGTGGCCCTACATCCCTTACAACTTGGTGGCTTACCCGTACGTGGCTCAAGCTTACGACAAGAAGGCACCCGCCGGGTACGTCAAGAACGCGGCGCAAGCCCTCCCTAGCCCGAACGCCACCGACGAACAATTTGCCACTCTCTTCAGCGACGAGAACCCCAACGCTTGTTCCATCATGTGA
- the LOC115727497 gene encoding transcription repressor MYB4-like, translating to MRKPCCDKQDTNKGAWSKQEDQKLIDYIRKHGEGCWRTLPKAAGLLRCGKSCRLRWINYLRPDLKRGNFAEDEEDLIIKLHALLGNRWSLIAGRLPGRTDNEVKNYWNSHLRRKLINMGIDPNNHRLNQTPPRLETSNNVSVSTTSSGLKIHLSPRQKSRSGDKEQVSDAGSCLDDEPSRLPDLNLDLTISMPSPLPAKIEKERNTSSYKHGMPRDSEIAPSSTLVLFR from the exons ATGAGAAAACCTTGTTGTGACAAGCAAGACACGAACAAAGGGGCGTGGTCGAAGCAAGAAGACCAGAAGCTCATCGACTACATTCGCAAGCACGGCGAAGGATGCTGGCGGACTCTTCCTAAGGCCGCTG GTCTACTTCGTTGCGGGAAGAGTTGTAGGCTGAGATGGATAAACTATTTGCGGCCTGACCTCAAAAGAGGCAACTTTGCTGAGGATGAAGAGGATCTTATCATCAAGCTTCATGCTCTTCTAGGCAACCG ATGGTCGCTAATTGCTGGGAGATTGCCCGGACGAACCGACAATGAAGTGAAGAACTATTGGAACTCGCATTTGAGGAGGAAACTCATAAACATGGGCATTGATCCTAACAATCACCGGCTAAACCAGACTCCACCTCGCCTTGAGACCTCGAACAATGTCTCCGTTAGCACGACTTCTTCTGGATTGAAGATTCATCTAAGTCCGCGGCAAAAATCCCGCAGCGGCGACAAAGAGCAGGTGTCAGATGCTGGGAGTTGCCTGGACGATGAACCTAGCAGGTTGCCCGACTTGAACCTCGACTTAACAATCAGCATGCCGTCTCCTCTGCCCGCAAAGATTGAGAAGGAGAGAAACACTAGTTCTTACAAGCATGGCATGCCCAGGGACTCGGAAATTGCTCCATCATCCACTCTGGTTCTCTTCAGATAA